One part of the Phycisphaerae bacterium genome encodes these proteins:
- a CDS encoding FGGY-family carbohydrate kinase — FNWFVNYFDAGEKAHARLAQEASKLKPGESGLLALDWNNGNRTILVDPRLTGLLVGQTLHTTRAEVYRALIEGSAMGARMIMERLEEYGVKVEEVINCGGIAEKSPLVMQIYADVTGRPMKISRSAQTCALGAAIFGAVVAGSATGGYDSVEAAQARMCGLKPKLYKPDAKRHEVYNQLFKLYRQLHDAFGTTGYRESLHNVMKDLLAVRDRVRGIA; from the coding sequence TTCAACTGGTTCGTCAACTACTTCGACGCCGGCGAAAAGGCACACGCCAGGCTCGCCCAGGAGGCGTCCAAGCTCAAGCCCGGCGAAAGCGGGTTGCTGGCCCTGGACTGGAACAACGGCAATCGCACCATTCTGGTCGACCCGCGGCTGACGGGCCTGCTCGTCGGCCAGACGCTTCACACGACGCGGGCCGAAGTTTACCGCGCTCTCATCGAGGGCAGCGCGATGGGCGCTCGCATGATCATGGAGCGGCTCGAAGAGTACGGCGTTAAGGTCGAGGAGGTCATCAACTGCGGCGGCATCGCCGAAAAGAGCCCGCTGGTCATGCAAATCTACGCCGACGTCACCGGGCGGCCGATGAAGATCAGCCGCTCGGCCCAGACCTGTGCTCTGGGCGCGGCCATCTTCGGGGCTGTGGTGGCCGGCTCGGCGACCGGCGGATACGACTCCGTCGAAGCCGCCCAGGCCAGGATGTGCGGCCTCAAGCCCAAGCTCTACAAGCCCGACGCCAAACGCCACGAAGTCTACAACCAGCTCTTCAAGCTGTATCGCCAGCTCCACGACGCCTTCGGCACGACCGGCTACCGTGAATCGCTGCACAATGTGATGAAGGATCTGCTGGCGGTGCGGGATAGGGTGAGAGGTATCGCGTAG